DNA from Candidatus Binataceae bacterium:
GATAATTCGCCCCGACATTGATCTCGATTTCGTCGGCAAGCGCTACTTCTTCGTCGCGCTCTCGACCATCATCAACCTCGCCGCCATTGTTCTGCTGATAACCGTCGGGCTCAACTACGGCGTCGACTTTGTCGGCGGCAGCGTGGTCCAGTTGCAATTCAAGAGCGCGACCGACGGCGGACATATTCGCAGCGCCCTCGAGCCGATGGGACTTGGCGAAGTGACGGTGCAGGACTTCGGCGCCACCGAGCGCCATCAGTACCTGGTCCGTTTCGAGACCGTGAAAAACGTCGGCAGCCTCGGCAAGAAGCTCGAAGAGCAGCTCGACAAATCGTACGGGCCAGGCGCCGCGCAGGTGCTGCGGGTCGAATCGGTAGGCGCCAAGGTCGGCCGCGACCTGCGCCGCAACGGCTTCATGGCGGTGATCTTCGCGACCATCTTCATGGGCATCTTCATCGCCTGGCAGTTCCGCGGCGTGAGCTGGAGCTTCGGCGCCGGCGCGGTTATCGCGCTGACGCATGACGTGCTGGTGGTGGTCGGCGCGCTGGTCATCTCGCGTCTGGAATTCGATCTCACGACGCTCGCCGCGCTGCTGACGGTAATCGGCTACTCGGTCCACGACACCATCATCGTGTCGGATCGGATTCGCGAGGATGCAAGCAAGCGCCGGCGCGAGCCGATCGCGGCAATCATGAACCGCGCGATCAACGAGACGCTCTCGCGTACCATCCTGACCTCGGGCACCGCGATCGCCGTGCTGATCGCGCTGCTCACACTCGGCGGTCCGATCCTGCGCCCCTCGGCCTTCACCCTGCTGGTCGGTTTCATCACCGGGACCTACTCGTCGATCTACATCGCCGGCCCCGTGGTGCTGTTCTGGGAGGGCAAGGGCGGCAGCGGCAGGGGCCGCGGCGCGGTCACGCGCGCGGCGTAAACTTCACGTCTTCGCATGAAATAAAGACCGGGCGGGGATTCTACCAGCTGCGTCTCGCCGCGCCGCCCGCGACAGGCCCCGACGATGTAACGCTGACACTTGCGTTCGAACGGGCCGACGGGCTTGAGCGGGTCGGCTTTCTATGTACGGTCGCGCGCACGATAGCCGGCGCGGCCGACGATTTCGAGGACAGCGGGGACTCCGGCGCCGAGGCGCTTCTCTCGCGGCTGGCTCCATGGTTTGAGCGCGAATTCGAGCAGACGCGCGAGGCCGCGCTGAAGTCGCTGCGCTCCGAGCGCAGGCCCTTCGTGGTGCGCTTCGACCGCGAGCATCCAGGCCCTCTCGCCGAATGAGGGCGAGGCGCCCCGCGCCGCACTGTCGGAAAAATCACGGAATGAAGATGCCGCCCGCCGTTCCTCTCCGGGCAGTCGCGGTCAGGAAACTACGTTCGCGATCGGGAATTATTGGACCGCGAGCGCCGCGCGCAGGATCTTGCGCTGCTCGGTAATTTGCTCGGGCACGCTTGAGCCTAACTTCTTGAAAAACTCTTCCTGCGAATCGAGTTCGACCGCCCAATCCTCGGGTTTGACCGCCATCGCCTGCTTCAGCGAGTCGCCGGCGATTTCGAGACCCGTCAGATCGAGCGCGCCGTCCGCGGGCCGCAT
Protein-coding regions in this window:
- the secF gene encoding protein translocase subunit SecF; its protein translation is MSFQIIRPDIDLDFVGKRYFFVALSTIINLAAIVLLITVGLNYGVDFVGGSVVQLQFKSATDGGHIRSALEPMGLGEVTVQDFGATERHQYLVRFETVKNVGSLGKKLEEQLDKSYGPGAAQVLRVESVGAKVGRDLRRNGFMAVIFATIFMGIFIAWQFRGVSWSFGAGAVIALTHDVLVVVGALVISRLEFDLTTLAALLTVIGYSVHDTIIVSDRIREDASKRRREPIAAIMNRAINETLSRTILTSGTAIAVLIALLTLGGPILRPSAFTLLVGFITGTYSSIYIAGPVVLFWEGKGGSGRGRGAVTRAA